Proteins co-encoded in one Gossypium arboreum isolate Shixiya-1 chromosome 11, ASM2569848v2, whole genome shotgun sequence genomic window:
- the LOC108479910 gene encoding uncharacterized protein LOC108479910: protein MDLDDLGELDSSSQANTRTTKFAPKSSKFAPKSSKFAPKLKPTSKPKPEPSSKQEPQDSAPKLQPPPVEAVSKKKENDEEDVKPPMVAEPKAEQSISNGAVKMEIDEDTKEDEILTEANREEDQGEEEDMVVREIDVFFTPSIDADAQLYVLQYPLRPCWRPYELDERCKEVRVKPDSGEVEIDMSVDIDSNNYDSESANKLKMTKQTLSSSWLPPRPSGYAVGVLMGDKLHLNPIHAVVQLRPSLAHLKSGVSKRKDTVAAEAEVTVKVEPNDGKAAGPSAKQNQKVQSSTEQKAEDKECWVPLKYHSSKSDFSAQYLQKMMAEQSSPIEFTLNPYDYVDSLCPLPSNNSKSQRLSRRLLCSIPLEDRLKKLLTEGRPFHHFNTLKRHYAPNDPIEEVFEVLQKHALLVQGLWVPKSSLLFPGDPSKSLARDFVLLLFSKNPFISYDKVNNLSTSRKEEVKGFLKILAIESPPLKGWKLKENTDENFKKEYPEIVKKQEQIWKAGEDNVTNHIWRGAKGGPSRTKPGTVIKSEKAGNSDKVARKVAPGAHAGRTMSDETREAIPKAMKKVFQTYKVCSLQLIRKGLRDLALSQSTLPKADARLVVKAAYGADAPEHELQDVVSQVAVELHGGLFVMKSSQENPECDPLREVVINLLRVKDKLKKAEVTAAAQVSLKRDITNNEYNKVMSDFCEYKGNWWVLKSGDGKPS, encoded by the exons ATGGACCTGGATGATTTGGGAGAGCTCGACAGTTCAAGTCAGGCCAATACTCGAACCACCAAATTCGCGCCCAAATCTTCCAAATTCGCACCCAAATCTTCCAAATTCGCACCCAAACTCAAACCCACCTCTAAGCCAAAACCTGAACCCTCATCCAAACAAGAGCCTCAAGACTCCGCGCCCAAGCTCCAACCACCACCTGTGGAAGCAGTttccaaaaagaaagaaaacgatGAAGAAGATGTCAAGCCGCCGATGGTTGCTGAACCGAAAGCCGAACAATCGATATCAAATGGCGCGGTGAAGATGGAGATTGATGAGGACACTAAAGAAGATGAGATCTTGACTGAAGCCAACAGAGAAGAAGAtcaaggagaagaagaagatatGGTTGTTCGCGAAATCGACGTCTTCTTCACTCCTTCAATTGACGCCGACGCTCAG ttatatgttttgcaataTCCTCTAAGGCCTTGCTGGCGACCATACGAATTGGATGAACGATGCAAGGAG GTACGGGTGAAACCTGATAGTGGGGAAGTGGAAATTGACATGTCTGTTGATATTGATTCGAATAATTATGACAGTGAATCTGCAAACAAATTGAAGATGACGAAGCAG ACCTTATCTTCTTCATGGCTGCCACCACGTCCATCTGGCTATGCTGTTGGAGTTTTAATGGGCGATAAG TTGCACTTAAATCCTATTCATGCAGTTGTTCAGCTCCGACCATCATTGGCACATCTCAAGTCTGGTGTCTCAAAAAGAAAGGACACAGTGGCTGCTGAAGCAGAAGTTACTGTTAAAGTAGAACCTAACGATGGGAAAGCAGCTGGTCCATCAGCCAAGCAG AACCAGAAAGTGCAGTCCTCAACTGAGCAAAAGGCAGAAGATAAAGAG TGTTGGGTTCCGCTCAAGTATCATAGCTCCAAGAGTGATTTTTCTGCTCAGTATCTGCAGAAAATGATGGCAGAACAAAGCTCTCCAATTGAGTTTACTTTGAACCC GTATGATTATGTTGATTCCTTGTGTCCTCTACCAAGCAACAACAGTAAATCACAACGTTTATCCAGAAG GTTGTTATGTTCAATTCCACTTGAAGACCGTTTGAAGAAATTACTGACCGAG GGACGTCCGTTTCACCACTTCAACACTCTCAAAAGGCACTATGCTCCTAATGACCCAATTGAAGAAGTTTTTGAAGTCCTTCAGAAACATGCTTTATTAGTGCAGGGACTCTGGGTTCCCAAGAGTTCATTATTATTTCCAGGGGATCCGTCTAAATCTTTAGCCAGAGACTTTGTGCTTCTCTTATTCAGCAAGAACCCATTCATAAGCTATGACAAAGTAAACAACCTTTCCACAAGTCGCAAAGAAGAAGTGAAAGGCTTTCTGAAAATCTTAGCAATTGAGAGTCCTCCCTTGAAAGGTTGGAAGTTAAAAGAGAATACTgatgaaaatttcaaaaaagaaTATCCAGAAATTGTTAAGAAACAAGAACAGATTTGGAAAGCTGGAGAAGACAATGTAACTAATCATATTTGGCGAGGTGCAAAGGGTGGCCCTAGTAGAACAAAGCCTGGCACAGTCATAAAGTCAGAAAAAGCAGGGAACTCTGATAAAGTTGCAAGAAAGGTTGCACCTGGAGCACATGCTGGGAGGACAATGTCTGATGAAACTCGAGAAGCTATACCAAAGGCCATGAAAAAAGTGTTTCAAACTTACAAAGTTTGCAG CTTGCAACTGATTCGCAAAGGTCTACGAGATTTGGCTCTTTCCCAGTCTACCCTTCCCAAGGCAGATGCTAGACTGGTAGTTAAGGCAGCATATGGTGCTGATGCACCTGAGCATGAGCTCCAGGATGTCGTTAGTCAAGTTGCTGTAGAACTTCATGGTGGTCTTTTCGTTATGAAGTCATCCCAAGAGAATCCAGAATGTGATCCATTGAG GGAAGTTGTGATTAATCTTCTTCGTGTGAAAGACAAGCTCAAGAAGGCTGAGGTCACAGCTGCTGCTCAAGTTAGTCTTAAGAGAGACATTACGAATAATGAATATAACAAG gtAATGAGTGATTTTTGCGAGTATAAAGGTAACTGGTGGGTATTGAAAAGTGGTGATGGGAAGCCAAGctaa